A region of Periplaneta americana isolate PAMFEO1 chromosome 16, P.americana_PAMFEO1_priV1, whole genome shotgun sequence DNA encodes the following proteins:
- the LOC138691389 gene encoding GATA zinc finger domain-containing protein 14-like, with product MTVNTEIIKLVWVDAYIPSWKTKKTAADVGILLTCSPYIFGFHTMAQCVPVCHTEREISDPSALQSHSGIVCSDGTNENENHTNEKNENENHKNEKHENENHTNEKNENENHTNKKNGNENHSNEKHENENHKNEKNENENNANGKNENENNANGKNENENNTNEKNENENHTNKKNGNENHSNEKHENENHKNEKNENENNANGKNENENNANGKNENENNTNEKNENETHKNEKHENENHTNEKNENENHKNEKHENDNHTNEKHENENHTNEKNENENHTNEKNENENHKNEKHENDNHTNEKNENENHTNEKNENENHKNEKHENDNHTNEKNENHTNEKNENENHTNKKNGNENHTNGKNDDENHTNAYENENHTHEKNENENHKNEKNENENHTSEKNENENHTNEYENENHNNEKNENENHTNKKNENENHTNKKNGNENHTNKKNGNENHTNKNENENHTNEKNDENHINNYENENHMNEKNEDGKYEDKIINERNVNTKNEI from the exons ATGACAGTGAATACTGAAATCATTAAGTTGGTCTGGGTCGACGCGTATATCCCATCGTGGAAAACAAAGAAGACTGCTGCTGACGTCGGCATCCTGCTGACCTGTAGCCCTTACATCTTTGGCTTCCATACAATGGCACAATGTGTTCCCGTCTGCCACACAGAACGTGAGATATCTGACCCGTCCGCCCTTCAGTCTCACAGTGGGATAGTCTGTTCCGATGGTACC aaTGAGAATGAGAATCATACAAATGAAAAGAACGAGAATGAGAATCATAAAAATGAAAAGCACGAGAATGAGAATCATACAAATGAAAAGAACGAGAATGAGAATCATACAAATAAAAAGAACGGGAATGAGAATCATTCAAATGAAAAGCATGAGAATGAGaatcataaaaatgaaaagaacgAGAATGAGAATAATGCAAATGGAAAGAACGAGAATGAGAATAATGCAAATGGAAAGAACGAGAATGAGAATAATACAAATGAAAAGAACGAGAATGAGAATCATACAAATAAAAAGAACGGGAATGAGAATCATTCAAATGAAAAGCATGAGAATGAGaatcataaaaatgaaaagaacgAGAATGAGAATAATGCAAATGGAAAGAACGAGAATGAGAATAATGCAAATGGAAAGAACGAGAATGAGAATAATACAAATGAAAAGAACGAGAATGAGACTCATAAAAATGAAAAGCACGAGAATGAGAATCATACAAATGAAAAGAACGAGAATGAGAATCATAAAAATGAAAAGCACGAGAATGACAATCATACAAATGAAAAGCACGAGAATGAGAATCATACAAATGAAAAGAACGAGAATGAGAATCATACAAATGAAAAGAACGAGAATGAGAATCATAAAAATGAAAAGCACGAGAATGACAATCATACAAATGAAAAGAACGAGAATGAGAATCATACAAATGAAAAGAACGAGAATGAGAATCATAAAAATGAAAAGCACGAGAATGACAATCATACAAATGAAAAGAACGAGAATCATACAAATGAAAAGAACGAGAATGAGAATCATACAAATAAAAAGAACGGGAATGAGAATCATACAAATGGGAAGAACGATGATGAGAATCATACAAATGCGTACGAGAATGAGAATCATACACATGAGAAGAACGAGAATGAGaatcataaaaatgaaaagaacgAGAATGAGAATCATACAAGTGAAAAGAACGAGAATGAGAATCATACAAATGAGTACGAGAATGAGAATCATAATAATGAGAAGAACGAGAATGAGAATCATACAAATAAAAAGAACGAGAATGAGAATCATACAAATAAAAAGAACGGGAATGAGAATCATACAAATAAAAAGAACGGGAATGAGAATCATACAAATAAGAACGAGAATGAGAATCATACAAATGAGAAGAACGATGAAAATCATATAAATAACTACGAGAATGAGAATCATATGAATGAGAAGAACGAGGATGGAAAGTatgaagataaaataataaatgagagGAATGTGAACACGAAAAATGAGATCTAA